A DNA window from Clavibacter sepedonicus contains the following coding sequences:
- a CDS encoding transglutaminase family protein gives MNRLRITHRTGFHYEGEVTASYNEARMLPVSSENQFVLYSNLDIQPKPGHHTYVDYFGTRVSSFEILSPHRSLELTATSLVEVRPRTHEPHQLGWDDLAVDVQRATEHVEQVAQTVRTEPHEEVRALAEEIAGGAGTPCEAAAEIARAIGERVEYMAGVTSVQSTAREAWEQGRGVCQDITHIVIGALRHVGIPARYVSGYLHPKPNAAVGETVTGESHAWVEWFCGEWRGWDPTNLIDIGDRHVLVGRGRDYRDVAPLRGIYAGPFRSKLFVRVEITRES, from the coding sequence GTGAACCGCCTGCGCATCACCCACCGGACCGGATTCCACTACGAGGGCGAGGTGACCGCGTCCTACAACGAGGCGCGCATGCTGCCCGTGTCGAGCGAGAACCAGTTCGTCCTGTACTCGAACCTCGACATCCAGCCGAAGCCGGGGCACCACACGTACGTCGACTACTTCGGCACGCGCGTCTCGTCGTTCGAGATCCTGAGCCCGCACCGCTCGCTCGAGCTCACGGCGACGAGCCTCGTCGAGGTCCGCCCGCGCACGCACGAGCCGCACCAGCTCGGCTGGGACGACCTCGCGGTGGACGTGCAGCGCGCCACCGAGCACGTGGAGCAGGTCGCGCAGACCGTCCGCACCGAGCCGCACGAGGAGGTGCGGGCGCTCGCGGAGGAGATCGCGGGCGGCGCGGGCACCCCGTGCGAGGCGGCGGCGGAGATCGCGCGGGCGATCGGCGAGAGGGTCGAGTACATGGCCGGCGTCACGAGCGTGCAGTCGACCGCGCGCGAGGCGTGGGAGCAGGGGCGCGGGGTCTGCCAGGACATCACGCACATCGTCATCGGGGCTCTCCGGCACGTCGGGATCCCCGCGCGCTACGTCAGCGGCTACCTGCACCCGAAGCCGAACGCGGCCGTCGGCGAGACCGTCACGGGCGAGTCGCACGCGTGGGTGGAGTGGTTCTGCGGCGAGTGGCGCGGCTGGGATCCCACGAACCTCATCGACATCGGCGACCGGCACGTGCTCGTCGGCCGCGGCCGCGACTACCGCGACGTCGCGCCGCTGCGCGGCATCTACGCGGGGCCGTTCCGGTCGAAGCTGTTCGTGCGGGTGGAGATCACGCGCGAGTCCTGA
- a CDS encoding alpha/beta fold hydrolase — protein MPDDERSTGGADHRTIVDAEGVTLHYYVWEAENPRAVVHIAHGVGEHALRYIRLAHELNAAG, from the coding sequence ATGCCCGACGACGAGCGCTCCACCGGCGGAGCCGACCACCGCACCATCGTGGACGCGGAGGGCGTGACCCTCCACTACTACGTGTGGGAGGCGGAGAACCCACGGGCCGTCGTCCACATCGCGCACGGGGTCGGCGAGCACGCGCTGCGCTACATCCGGCTCGCGCACGAGCTCAACGCCGCGGGGTAG
- a CDS encoding serine aminopeptidase domain-containing protein, whose amino-acid sequence MNTGDLNKRWRHPAASGFEWLSRDPEAQRAFGADDRNFDVNALKPYRMRDSVQIMGRPPRELATDLPVLIQGGEEDSLGGRRGMQLLARDYSRRSRLSDVLLIVYPGARHEIYNETNRDEVVADLRSWLESRVVAAGAASGEAGPADGAADGPADGAAR is encoded by the coding sequence ATCAACACGGGCGACCTCAACAAGCGCTGGCGGCATCCGGCGGCGTCCGGCTTCGAGTGGCTCTCGCGGGATCCGGAGGCGCAGCGGGCGTTCGGGGCCGACGACCGCAACTTCGACGTCAACGCGCTCAAGCCGTACCGGATGCGCGACTCCGTGCAGATCATGGGCCGTCCGCCGCGGGAGCTCGCGACCGACCTGCCCGTGCTGATCCAGGGCGGCGAGGAGGACTCGCTCGGCGGCCGCCGCGGCATGCAGCTCCTCGCCCGCGACTACAGCAGGCGATCGCGCCTGAGCGACGTGCTGCTGATCGTCTACCCGGGCGCGCGGCACGAGATCTACAACGAGACGAACCGCGACGAGGTGGTCGCGGACCTGCGCAGCTGGCTGGAGTCGCGCGTGGTCGCGGCGGGGGCGGCGTCCGGCGAAGCGGGCCCGGCGGACGGGGCCGCGGACGGCCCGGCGGACGGGGCCGCGCGATGA
- a CDS encoding GNAT family N-acetyltransferase, with the protein MALRPARADDLPFLEDMLLASMDWRDDGSMTRERMLATPELAHYVSGWPRAGDVGVVAEADGRPVGAAWARLYADDDRGYGFVATDIPELGMALVPSARGRGVGRAILVALVEAIRASGAPGVSLSVEDGNDRARALYESLGFVPVGREGGSDVLLLRW; encoded by the coding sequence GTGGCGCTCCGCCCGGCGCGCGCCGACGACCTGCCGTTCCTGGAGGACATGCTCCTGGCGTCGATGGACTGGCGCGACGACGGGTCCATGACCCGCGAGCGCATGCTCGCCACCCCGGAGCTCGCGCACTACGTGTCCGGCTGGCCGCGCGCCGGCGACGTGGGCGTGGTCGCCGAGGCCGACGGGCGACCCGTCGGCGCCGCGTGGGCGCGGCTCTACGCCGACGACGACCGCGGCTACGGCTTCGTCGCGACCGACATCCCCGAGCTCGGCATGGCGCTGGTCCCGTCGGCGCGCGGCAGGGGCGTCGGCCGGGCGATCCTCGTGGCGCTCGTCGAGGCAATCCGCGCGTCCGGCGCCCCGGGCGTGAGCCTCAGCGTGGAGGACGGCAACGACCGCGCCCGCGCGCTGTACGAGTCGCTCGGCTTCGTGCCCGTGGGGCGCGAGGGCGGATCCGACGTGCTGCTGCTCCGCTGGTGA
- a CDS encoding LPXTG cell wall anchor domain-containing protein — MTGLHLVDASGLAADVAAGVVTTAAVAVDPSGSGTTSGSAAGTDPGSGTVPGTSSGGSAVAGTLSAGALSADGSSPVGTSGARIRGSLPRTGSSPASALALAALLLLVGSAAALGSRRRRRAHPGRTARA, encoded by the coding sequence GTGACGGGCCTGCACCTCGTCGACGCCTCCGGGCTCGCCGCGGACGTGGCCGCGGGCGTGGTCACCACGGCCGCGGTGGCGGTCGACCCGTCCGGGTCCGGGACCACATCCGGATCCGCGGCGGGCACAGACCCGGGCTCGGGCACCGTTCCCGGCACGTCCTCCGGCGGATCGGCCGTCGCGGGCACGCTCTCGGCGGGCGCGCTCTCGGCGGACGGCTCGAGCCCTGTGGGCACCTCCGGCGCCCGCATCCGCGGGTCGCTTCCGCGCACGGGCTCCTCGCCCGCGTCGGCGCTCGCCCTCGCGGCGCTGCTGCTCCTCGTCGGCTCCGCGGCCGCGCTCGGATCACGCCGCCGGCGCCGCGCGCACCCGGGCCGCACCGCGCGCGCCTGA
- a CDS encoding S53 family peptidase, whose protein sequence is MPSRPSSLPPLEADGPAERPPTEGRIRALARRIPVPPRARRVALGTGAVALMAAAALAASTLAGTGSASAVADPAVARAASGLRTLNGSAPSWPGGSATRLGDAPADATAAFTVLLDPTRADAAPAVAAWLRDRGLDVGDVRGDVAALPVSGTLARASRAFDTGFARFRVGGREVVAPERTLAVPAALDAVRGVAGTAQGDVLMPSDAEADDAQAAGTQAPDAATPDAATPVPAPIPGQASGGSPASSADDGTCASWWGQRLTDAWPASVDVAHRSDSLCGYGPAQLRRVDDVPAEDRGAGATVAIVAAYDDPDTAADTDTYSRAVGEPAFSAGQYLDHPSASPRTGICGGPTAWTEEQHLDVQAVHAMAPDATVSYWGADDCTSTSLYTRILDAAEEGPDVISLSFGGMEGLDTADDRELLNRVLVEAASRDVSVFASTGNDGDYSGFGDHGGNATVASPASSPYVTAVGATSTGLAEDGSIAVEAGWETETRFARNGALIPPGFAFGAGGGQSAEYARPSWQADRLSVHGTGRLLPDVASLGDPNTGFVTYGPHKGRTEYATHGGTSLATPMVASMVAISKAVTGRRFGLASPAIYALMGTGALRDVQPASAATWSPTGPSAGALWPETLFLWDTGRQSLRSGPGWDDVTGAGVPAGRAFVEGLGAEAGR, encoded by the coding sequence ATGCCCTCTCGCCCCTCGTCCCTCCCACCGCTCGAGGCCGACGGGCCCGCCGAGCGCCCGCCGACGGAGGGCCGGATCCGCGCCCTCGCCCGCCGGATCCCGGTGCCGCCGCGCGCGCGCCGCGTCGCCCTCGGCACGGGCGCCGTCGCCCTCATGGCCGCCGCGGCGCTCGCCGCGAGCACCCTCGCGGGCACCGGATCCGCGTCGGCGGTGGCCGACCCGGCCGTCGCGCGCGCCGCGTCGGGCCTCCGAACGCTCAACGGGTCGGCCCCGTCCTGGCCCGGCGGCTCCGCCACCCGCCTCGGGGACGCGCCCGCGGACGCGACGGCCGCGTTCACCGTGCTGCTGGATCCCACCCGCGCCGACGCCGCGCCCGCCGTGGCCGCCTGGCTGCGCGACCGCGGCCTCGACGTGGGGGACGTGCGCGGCGACGTCGCGGCACTGCCCGTCTCCGGCACGCTGGCGCGCGCGTCGCGGGCCTTCGACACCGGGTTCGCCCGGTTCCGCGTCGGCGGCCGGGAGGTCGTCGCCCCGGAGCGGACCCTCGCCGTTCCCGCCGCCCTCGACGCCGTCCGCGGGGTCGCCGGCACCGCGCAGGGCGACGTGCTGATGCCCTCGGACGCGGAGGCGGACGACGCGCAGGCGGCCGGCACGCAGGCGCCCGACGCCGCGACGCCCGACGCCGCGACCCCCGTCCCCGCGCCGATCCCCGGGCAGGCGAGCGGCGGATCCCCCGCCTCATCCGCCGACGACGGCACGTGCGCGTCGTGGTGGGGCCAGCGCCTCACCGACGCGTGGCCCGCATCCGTCGACGTGGCGCACCGCTCGGACTCGCTGTGCGGATACGGCCCGGCGCAGCTGCGCCGCGTCGACGACGTGCCCGCCGAGGACCGCGGTGCCGGCGCGACCGTCGCCATCGTCGCCGCGTACGACGACCCGGACACCGCGGCCGACACCGACACCTACTCCCGCGCCGTCGGCGAGCCCGCCTTCTCGGCCGGCCAGTACCTGGACCACCCGTCCGCCTCTCCGCGCACCGGGATCTGCGGCGGCCCGACGGCCTGGACGGAGGAGCAGCACCTCGACGTGCAGGCGGTCCACGCGATGGCGCCCGACGCGACCGTCTCCTACTGGGGTGCCGACGACTGCACCAGCACGAGCCTGTACACGCGGATCCTCGACGCCGCCGAGGAGGGGCCCGACGTGATCAGCCTCTCCTTCGGTGGCATGGAGGGCCTCGACACCGCGGACGACCGCGAGCTCCTGAACCGGGTGCTCGTGGAGGCGGCGTCGCGCGACGTCTCGGTGTTCGCATCCACCGGCAACGACGGCGACTACAGCGGCTTCGGGGACCACGGCGGGAACGCCACGGTGGCGTCGCCCGCGTCGAGCCCGTACGTGACCGCGGTCGGCGCGACGAGCACCGGCCTCGCCGAGGACGGCTCGATCGCCGTCGAGGCGGGCTGGGAGACGGAGACCCGCTTCGCGCGCAACGGCGCGCTGATCCCGCCGGGCTTCGCCTTCGGGGCGGGCGGCGGGCAGTCCGCCGAGTACGCGCGACCGAGCTGGCAGGCCGACCGGCTCTCCGTCCACGGCACCGGGCGGCTGCTGCCGGACGTGGCCTCGCTCGGCGATCCGAACACGGGCTTCGTCACCTACGGCCCGCACAAGGGCCGCACCGAGTACGCGACGCACGGCGGCACGAGCCTCGCGACGCCGATGGTCGCCTCCATGGTCGCGATCTCCAAGGCCGTGACGGGCCGCCGCTTCGGCCTCGCGAGCCCCGCCATCTACGCGCTGATGGGGACGGGCGCGCTGCGCGACGTGCAGCCTGCGTCCGCGGCCACCTGGTCGCCGACCGGACCGTCCGCGGGAGCGCTGTGGCCCGAGACCCTCTTCCTGTGGGACACCGGGAGGCAGAGCCTGCGATCCGGCCCCGGCTGGGACGACGTGACCGGGGCCGGCGTGCCCGCGGGTCGCGCGTTCGTCGAGGGCCTCGGCGCGGAGGCGGGACGATGA
- a CDS encoding helix-turn-helix domain-containing protein has translation MNQRQAAVSRARREIVEAAGAQFATHGYEGTSFSRVAEAMGKPKSAIGYHLFASKERLAGAVVEDQEDRWLRIEAALDRKGVLHELVVFLLTGASTVEVCPVAAGAIRLLQDMPRLGLAVERRFDVWRFTREHLEAELAAQGVRAADLDAVVDVLLSATFGVLSYRSPSAPEGDRLERLRSLWIPLLTHLGLADVDAVVRAAQPLDLALVEEGRADASEAHVWTGRGDADDASSDRDRARA, from the coding sequence ATGAACCAGCGGCAGGCGGCGGTGTCCCGGGCGCGGCGCGAGATCGTCGAGGCGGCGGGCGCCCAGTTCGCGACCCACGGGTACGAGGGCACGTCGTTCTCCCGGGTGGCCGAGGCGATGGGGAAGCCCAAGTCCGCCATCGGGTACCACCTCTTCGCGTCCAAGGAGCGCCTCGCGGGCGCGGTCGTCGAGGACCAGGAGGACCGCTGGCTCCGCATCGAGGCGGCGCTCGACCGGAAGGGGGTGCTGCACGAGCTCGTCGTCTTCCTCCTCACCGGCGCCAGCACGGTCGAGGTCTGCCCCGTCGCTGCCGGCGCCATCCGGCTCCTGCAGGACATGCCGCGCCTCGGCCTCGCCGTCGAGCGCCGCTTCGACGTGTGGCGGTTCACCCGCGAGCACCTGGAGGCGGAGCTCGCGGCGCAGGGCGTCCGCGCCGCCGACCTCGACGCCGTCGTCGACGTCCTGCTCAGCGCGACCTTCGGCGTGCTCTCCTACCGGTCGCCGAGCGCGCCGGAGGGGGATCGGCTGGAGCGGCTCCGCAGCCTCTGGATCCCGCTGCTCACCCACCTGGGGCTCGCCGACGTCGACGCCGTCGTGCGCGCCGCCCAGCCGCTCGACCTGGCCCTCGTGGAGGAGGGCCGCGCGGACGCCTCCGAGGCCCACGTCTGGACGGGACGCGGCGACGCGGACGACGCCTCCTCGGATCGGGACCGCGCCCGCGCCTGA